The proteins below come from a single Miscanthus floridulus cultivar M001 chromosome 1, ASM1932011v1, whole genome shotgun sequence genomic window:
- the LOC136456217 gene encoding receptor-like protein EIX2, producing MTALKQLDLRNNQLKGEILATISFLRNINHLALGTNKFTGWGKTTFLGSGNISQVFGVHSSLTVVDVSDNHFNGTLPPTFCSYTSLLILDLSNNNLSGEVPSCWWNLQHLKFMDLSRNAFVGKLPTARNHIFSLEWLNLAKHNFHGEFPSVIQKCENLGTLDLEGNRYDSIIPSWLGVKNPWLRILQLRSNMFYGNMPRKLSQLAYLQLLDLADNNLTGSIPTEFANLKSMRQQNMKQSIIFQYQYFGQIDVNWKGNYYEVFQRTVSLVTEMDLSSNFLTGEIPTEISNLHSLKFINLSWNHLSGSIPKDIGDLKFLESLNFSWNQLTGTIPSSIANLMSLSSLNLSSNHLSGEIPKGNQLQTLDDPSIYVNNSGLCGFPLSIACPSDSSSVPSFDEKGYHKDLGELWLHYWVAAGFIFRIWLWLGVLGFCKPWRMAIFDCVDKM from the exons ATGACTGCACTGAAACAGCTTGATCTCAGGAACAACCAACTGAAAGGTGAGATACTAGCAACCATCTCATTCCTCCGGAATATCAACCATCTTGCACTGGGCACCAACAAATTCACGG GCTGGGGCAAAACCACCTTTCTGGGTTCTGGCAACATATCACAGGTATTTGGAGTCCATTCCAGCCTAactgttgtcgatgtctctgatAATCATTTTAATGGAACACTTCCTCCAACTTTCTGCTCATATACTTCTCTTCTGATTCTGGACCTATCAAATAATAATCTCTCTGGAGAAGTTCCCAGCTGCTGGTGGAACTTGCAACACCTGAAATTTATGGATCTGTCAAGAAATGCCTTTGTTGGCAAACTTCCAACTGCAAGGAACCATATCTTTTCTCTTGAATGGCTGAACCTGGCAAAACACAATTTTCATGGAGAGTTTCCGTCTGTCATACAGAAATGTGAGAACCTAGGCACACTCGACCTTGAGGGAAATAGATATGACAGCATAATTCCTTCATGGTTAGGTGTGAAAAATCCATGGCTAAGGATTCTTCAATTAAGGTCAAATATGTTTTATGGGAATATGCCAAGGAAGTTATCACAACTTGCTTATCTCCAGCTTCTTGACTTAGCTGACAACAACCTCACTGGTTCTATACCAACTGAGTTTGCCAACTTGAAATCCATGAGGCAACAAAATATGAAACAGTCTATCATATTTCAATATCAGTATTTTGGACAAATTGATGTAAACTGGAAGGGTAATTATTATGAGGTATTTCAGAGAACAGTTTCTCTGGTTACAGAAATGGACCTATCGAGCAACTTCCTCACTGGTGAAATACCGACAGAGATATCAAATTTACACAGCCTCAAGTTCATAAATCTGTCATGGAATCATCTATCTGGCAGTATTCCAAAAGATATTGGTGACTTGAAGTTCCTAGAATCTCTCAACTTCTCATGGAATCAACTAACAGGCACTATCCCATCAAGCATCGCAAACTTGATGTCTCTTAGTTCTTTGAATCTCTCCAGCAACCATCTATCGGGTGAGATTCCCAAAGGCAATCAACTCCAGACACTCGATGACCCTTCTATTTATGTTAATAATTCTGGGCTGTGTGGCTTTCCTTTGAGCATAGCTTGTCCAAGTGATTCAAGCTCAGTACCATCGTTTGATGAGAAGGGATATCACAAAGATCTTGGCGAATTATGGTTACACTATTGGGTAGCTGCTGGGTTTATCTTCAGAATATGGCTTTGGCTTGGAGTTTTAGGTTTCTGTAAGCCTTGGAGGATGGCAATCTTTGACTGTGTGGACAAGATGTAA
- the LOC136482744 gene encoding protein OSB1, mitochondrial-like isoform X1 yields MLRRLVGGAATLRSRTPAAFRRLLHNGGGGGGCSSGEPESVAYRMSMLRRPSSVRKKGLTWNSCSLIGRLDAPVRPFDGSSDEDPRAYTFLCVTPSSPAPSSSSSNLSVASSSPAPSSSSSKLTLSPSLPAPQPIVTLQLNGELANVSLKHLKRNDLVYVSGCLGSYHKVSPSGERYIFYKIYVSELNYVLDQNKPQNDADSTSPPSMPSVTPQMQKENECIGRLRLWQVFFANPYEWWDNRQSKPWPTYADFKHKDTREKIWLRPDDPPWVRKQLELHDLEVAENGHRGNSRLLKSQNWKAQDFDYSDDVQHCAEA; encoded by the exons ATGCTGCGGCGCCTCGTCGGCGGAGCGGCCACCTTGCGTTCGCGGACGCCGGCGGCGTTCCGTCGGCTGCTTCAcaacggtggaggaggtggtggatgtAGCTCGGGGGAGCCGGAGAGCGTGGCGTACCGCATGTCGATGCTGCGGCGCCCCTCTTCCGTCAGGAAGAAGGGGCTCACCTGGAACTCGTGCAGCCTCATCGGTCGCCTCGACGCACCGGTGAGGCCGTTCGACGGTAGCTCCGATGAAGACCCCAGGGCGTACACCTTCCTCTGCGTCACCCCCTCGTCTCCCGCGCCCTCCTCGAGCTCGTCCAACCTCTCCGTTGCCTCCTCGTCGCCCGCGCCCTCCTCGAGCTCGTCCAAGTTAACGTTGAGTCCCTCGCTCCCGGCCCCCCAGCCAAT AGTGACACTGCAGTTGAACGGTGAGCTGGCAAATGTTAGCCTAAAGCATCTGAAGCGCAATGACCTTGTTTATGTATCTGGTTGTCTGGGCTCTTATCATAAAGTCAGTCCAAGTGGTGAACGGTATATTTTCTATAAG ATTTATGTCAGTGAACTGAATTATGTTCTTGATCAAAATAAGCCTCAGAATGACGCAGACTCAACAAGTCCACCATCAATGCCATCTGTCACCC CTCAAATGCAAAAAGAGAATGAGTGTATAGGCCGGCTTCGCTTGTGGCAGGTCTTCTTTGCCAACCCTTATGAATGGTGGGACAACCGACAATCCAAACCATGGCCCACCTACGCTGATTTCAAGCACAAGGACACTCGTGAGAAAATATGGCTTCGTCCAGACGACCCTCCCTGGGTACGAAAGCAGCTTGAATTGCATGACCTGGAAGTAGCAGAGAATGGTCACAGGGGTAACAGTCGACTgttaaaaagtcaaaattggaaAGCCCAAGATTTTGACTACTCTGATGATGTACAGCATTGTGCGGAAGCATGA
- the LOC136482744 gene encoding protein OSB1, mitochondrial-like isoform X2, whose amino-acid sequence MLRRLVGGAATLRSRTPAAFRRLLHNGGGGGGCSSGEPESVAYRMSMLRRPSSVRKKGLTWNSCSLIGRLDAPVRPFDGSSDEDPRAYTFLCVTPSSPAPSSSSSNLSVASSSPAPSSSSSKLTVTLQLNGELANVSLKHLKRNDLVYVSGCLGSYHKVSPSGERYIFYKIYVSELNYVLDQNKPQNDADSTSPPSMPSVTPQMQKENECIGRLRLWQVFFANPYEWWDNRQSKPWPTYADFKHKDTREKIWLRPDDPPWVRKQLELHDLEVAENGHRGNSRLLKSQNWKAQDFDYSDDVQHCAEA is encoded by the exons ATGCTGCGGCGCCTCGTCGGCGGAGCGGCCACCTTGCGTTCGCGGACGCCGGCGGCGTTCCGTCGGCTGCTTCAcaacggtggaggaggtggtggatgtAGCTCGGGGGAGCCGGAGAGCGTGGCGTACCGCATGTCGATGCTGCGGCGCCCCTCTTCCGTCAGGAAGAAGGGGCTCACCTGGAACTCGTGCAGCCTCATCGGTCGCCTCGACGCACCGGTGAGGCCGTTCGACGGTAGCTCCGATGAAGACCCCAGGGCGTACACCTTCCTCTGCGTCACCCCCTCGTCTCCCGCGCCCTCCTCGAGCTCGTCCAACCTCTCCGTTGCCTCCTCGTCGCCCGCGCCCTCCTCGAGCTCGTCCAAGTTAAC AGTGACACTGCAGTTGAACGGTGAGCTGGCAAATGTTAGCCTAAAGCATCTGAAGCGCAATGACCTTGTTTATGTATCTGGTTGTCTGGGCTCTTATCATAAAGTCAGTCCAAGTGGTGAACGGTATATTTTCTATAAG ATTTATGTCAGTGAACTGAATTATGTTCTTGATCAAAATAAGCCTCAGAATGACGCAGACTCAACAAGTCCACCATCAATGCCATCTGTCACCC CTCAAATGCAAAAAGAGAATGAGTGTATAGGCCGGCTTCGCTTGTGGCAGGTCTTCTTTGCCAACCCTTATGAATGGTGGGACAACCGACAATCCAAACCATGGCCCACCTACGCTGATTTCAAGCACAAGGACACTCGTGAGAAAATATGGCTTCGTCCAGACGACCCTCCCTGGGTACGAAAGCAGCTTGAATTGCATGACCTGGAAGTAGCAGAGAATGGTCACAGGGGTAACAGTCGACTgttaaaaagtcaaaattggaaAGCCCAAGATTTTGACTACTCTGATGATGTACAGCATTGTGCGGAAGCATGA
- the LOC136482744 gene encoding uncharacterized protein isoform X3, giving the protein MLRRLVGGAATLRSRTPAAFRRLLHNGGGGGGCSSGEPESVAYRMSMLRRPSSVRKKGLTWNSCSLIGRLDAPVRPFDGSSDEDPRAYTFLCVTPSSPAPSSSSSNLSVASSSPAPSSSSSKLTLSPSLPAPQPIVTLQLNGELANVSLKHLKRNDLVYVSGCLGSYHKVSPSGERYIFYKIYVSELNYVLDQNKPQNDADSTSPPSMPSVTRLLCQPL; this is encoded by the exons ATGCTGCGGCGCCTCGTCGGCGGAGCGGCCACCTTGCGTTCGCGGACGCCGGCGGCGTTCCGTCGGCTGCTTCAcaacggtggaggaggtggtggatgtAGCTCGGGGGAGCCGGAGAGCGTGGCGTACCGCATGTCGATGCTGCGGCGCCCCTCTTCCGTCAGGAAGAAGGGGCTCACCTGGAACTCGTGCAGCCTCATCGGTCGCCTCGACGCACCGGTGAGGCCGTTCGACGGTAGCTCCGATGAAGACCCCAGGGCGTACACCTTCCTCTGCGTCACCCCCTCGTCTCCCGCGCCCTCCTCGAGCTCGTCCAACCTCTCCGTTGCCTCCTCGTCGCCCGCGCCCTCCTCGAGCTCGTCCAAGTTAACGTTGAGTCCCTCGCTCCCGGCCCCCCAGCCAAT AGTGACACTGCAGTTGAACGGTGAGCTGGCAAATGTTAGCCTAAAGCATCTGAAGCGCAATGACCTTGTTTATGTATCTGGTTGTCTGGGCTCTTATCATAAAGTCAGTCCAAGTGGTGAACGGTATATTTTCTATAAG ATTTATGTCAGTGAACTGAATTATGTTCTTGATCAAAATAAGCCTCAGAATGACGCAGACTCAACAAGTCCACCATCAATGCCATCTGTCACCC GTCTTCTTTGCCAACCCTTATGA